GGTGATAAGATACCAATGAAAATAGATAAAGATGATCATGAAGAAATTAAATATATTGAAGCTGGTATTAAACTTCAATTTTTACCTTTAGTAACAACAAATAATGAAATTTTATTAGAAGTAAATCCTAGAGTAAGTAGTTTAGGAGAAAGTATATCAGGCTCTTTACCTTCTATTAATACAAGAGAAGTAAGTACTAATGTAAGATTGAAAAATCGCGAAACCTTTATTATTGCTGGCTTAATACAGGAAGATATTATTAAATCAAAAATTAAAGTTCCAGTTTTAGGTGATATACCTGTATTGGGTAATATTTTCAAAAGCTATGAAAAAAGCACTAGACAAAATGAAGTTATAATTATGTTGAAGCCATATATTATAGAAAATACTCATATTAAAAAAGATAATTATCCTCAAAAGGAAGGAAAATTCAGGATTAGTATAGAAGAGTATAATGTATGGAAAGAGAAAATGGAAAATTTAAAATTTTAAATAAGGGGTAGTGATTATGAAAAAAAGAATAGAAAAAACAAGGTCTTTAATGCAAGAAAAAGGTATTGATTCTTTATTAATTACAACAGATGTAAATCGCTTTTATCTTAGTGGTTTTACAGGTAGTTCCGGTTTAATTTTATTTACTTCTGAAAACAACTATTTTATAACTGATTTTAGATATACTGAACAGGCTAAAAATCAAACTAATGGATTTAAAATTATTGAATTCAATAAAAATATTCCAGAAAAAATTAATGATATTTTAATTGAAGATAATTGTGAAAAACTTGGATTTGAGTCTAAGAATGTTACTTATAACAAATATAACGAATATAAAGAAAAATTTACTGAAGTTGAATTAATTACTACTGAAGATTTAATAAAGAAACTGAGGATAACAAAAGATAAAGAAGAAATAGACAAAATAAAAAAAGCAATAGAAATAACTGATAATGCTTTTAAACACATTTTAGATTTTATAGAAGTAGGAAAAACTGAAAGAGAAGTAGCCTTAGAATTAGAGTATTTTATGAAACAGGCTGGGGGCGAAAAAAATGCTTTTGATTTTATAGTTGCTTCTGGTAAAAGATCTTCAATGCCGCATGGGGTTGCCAGTGATAAAAAACTTGAATATGGAGATTTTATTACTATGGATTTTGGAACTTTTTATAAGGGTTATTGTTCAGATATGACTAGAACAGTAGTTCTTGGAGAGGCTACTGATAAACAACGTAAAATTTACAATATTGTTTTGGAAGCTCAAAAAGAAGTTATAAATAAGATAAAACCCGGTATGTCTGGAAAAGAAGTAGATGCTATAGCAAGAGATATTATTAAAGATGCAGGATATGAAGATAATTTTGGTCATGGTCTTGGACATGGAATAGGAGTTGAAGTTCATGAAGGACCACGAGCTTCTTATAAATCTGATGACTTTATTGAAGAAGCTATGGTAGTTACAGATGAACCAGGAATATATATTCCTGATTGGGGTGGAGTAAGGATTGAAGATGATTTATTAATTACGGAGAATGGTTGTGAAGTTCTAAATAATTCTCCTAAAGAACTAATTATTATAGATTAAAACAAAAAGGAGGTGTCTTATCTGATCATATCGAACTGGTCAGATAAATAAGTATGGTATCAACAAATGATTTTAAAACTGGAATGACCATCGAATTAGATGGAACAGTTTATTCTGTAGAGGAGTTTCAACATTCTAAATCAGGTAGAGGTGGCGCATTTGTTAGAACTAAGTTAAAAAATCTTGAAGAAAATTATGTTGTAGAAAAAACATTTAGAGCTGGTGAAAAAGTTAATGATGCTCATATAGATGAAAGAAATGTAAAATTTCTTTATTGGGATGGTCAGGATTATGTTTTTATGGATAATGAAACTTATGATCAAATCACTTTAACTAAAGAGCAATTGGGAGATAAAATAAATTATCTCAAAGAAAATATGAATTTAAGTATTTCTATGTATGAAAGAAGACCAATCAATGTCAATTTGCCAACATTCGTAGAATTGGAAGTAACAGATACCCAACCTGGTGTAAAAGGTAATACGGTTTCTGGTGGTACAAAACCTGCTACTGTAGAAACAGGTTTAGTAGTAAAAGTT
This window of the Halanaerobiales bacterium genome carries:
- a CDS encoding Xaa-Pro peptidase family protein; translation: MKKRIEKTRSLMQEKGIDSLLITTDVNRFYLSGFTGSSGLILFTSENNYFITDFRYTEQAKNQTNGFKIIEFNKNIPEKINDILIEDNCEKLGFESKNVTYNKYNEYKEKFTEVELITTEDLIKKLRITKDKEEIDKIKKAIEITDNAFKHILDFIEVGKTEREVALELEYFMKQAGGEKNAFDFIVASGKRSSMPHGVASDKKLEYGDFITMDFGTFYKGYCSDMTRTVVLGEATDKQRKIYNIVLEAQKEVINKIKPGMSGKEVDAIARDIIKDAGYEDNFGHGLGHGIGVEVHEGPRASYKSDDFIEEAMVVTDEPGIYIPDWGGVRIEDDLLITENGCEVLNNSPKELIIID
- the efp gene encoding elongation factor P; this encodes MVSTNDFKTGMTIELDGTVYSVEEFQHSKSGRGGAFVRTKLKNLEENYVVEKTFRAGEKVNDAHIDERNVKFLYWDGQDYVFMDNETYDQITLTKEQLGDKINYLKENMNLSISMYERRPINVNLPTFVELEVTDTQPGVKGNTVSGGTKPATVETGLVVKVPLFISEGTVIKVDTRTDEYVEKV